The genomic DNA CAGAAATATCAAACTTGCTTGGCGTACTAACGTTCCTGGTGTTTACGACGCTCATCAAAGCCCGTCCAATCTCATTTAAGCATAGTAATTCCAATTGTAAACCCTAACCAATTTTGCATAATTCATCACTAAGACTACTATTATGCACTGTGCTTAGTGTCGTAAATGCCATGTTATGTGATGTAGGGGCAACCCCCACGAAAATAACATTCAACAAATATTATCCTAGCAACATAATATTATCTAATTAATTGTTTGTACTAATTTTTTAACTTTATCAATAAATGGAATATAACCTGTAACAATAGTTATTATAGTACCTATAAGTCCTACAAATGTTAAAACAAATGATAATATCTTAGTAATAATATTTCTAGATAATTTATTATACGTTCTATATTGAATTAATCCTGTCCAGTATGAAAACGAGATAGGAAAAGTTACTATTGACCTAATACCCTCCCGAATCCAAATCAACGGATTTTTTATTTGGCTAAAAAGATCATCTAATTCTGTATCTAATGCTCCTATGTAAGTTAGTATAACATCATCAATCGCTAATATTTCATCTCGTATCATTCCTCTACCTAATCTTAAATCACCAAACTGATTATAGAGGTCCCTAATAGTTCCTATTCCATTAACAATAAGTTGATAATTCTTAAACGCATAATTTGCTCCAGCAGGTTTATAAACTTTTGCTACACCATAATCACCTATATCGTTTTGCATCTTAGCAGAATTCAATTTTAACCATTGATATAATTCTCCGTTGAATTCATTATCCAAAAGACTATTACAAAATTCTCTATATTTTTCTAAAAAAGCATCCGCATAATCTCTTCTTTTACTTGTTTTCCATGCTGTAAAAATTAATGTGACCAATCCCCATATACCTATAAGAACTAGTCCTATAATAGCCCATACCCTTTGCATTTGCTAATGCTCCTTTCTTCTCATTGCCTTCACTAGTACTTACATCTCTAAATTAAATTTCCCCTATTTCATTATGACAATCATTAAAAAACGTCCGATTCCAATTTAAATATAGCATTTCTCATTATATATCCCGAACAAACAATCTTGCGTAAGTTATTACTAAAACTACATTATACACTATAGGCGTCCCAAATGGCATATTAGGCGCTCGTAAGGATACATCAAAATCCAAAATTTCTAATATAATAAATTTTGCTATTTATTATACTTTAACAAAATTAAAATTGATGCAAAAATGATCATTATAAATATAAGCTACTATTCTTTGAAGCAAATAAATTAATGTTTAAAGGAAGATTTTGCTTTTTCTACAAACCACTTTTTAAACTGTTCATATTTATCTGCGTTATAAATTTTATCGGCACTAAAAGTATAAAAATAACCATGTCTTGAAAAATAAATCCCAGTTTTATTAATTGTAAACTTATTTTGAAAATCAATCAAAGTTAAATAACCAACTAACTGTCGCCAATGCCTGGCAGTAAAATTTAAATTTTTAGTTGTCTTTACATCAATCAAGATATCATCAATTATTATATCAGCATCTGCTCCATTTACTAACCTTGACGCTTCACCAAAAGTAGGATTTAAAAATACTTTTTCTACTGAATTATTTTGTTTTGGAATTACGCTATATAAGTTTTTCAAATCCTCAATATATTCTTCTTTATATTCTCCTAAAGTTTTATTAAACCCTCTTCCTCGATAATAATCATCTATCTTTGCCAAATCTATAACTGCTTCAATTACCTCTTCTATCATTTTTCCATCTTCTATATACTGATTATATACTTTTTCTGCGTTCAAAATTGAGCTAAATGTTTTACGAAACCTCTTTTCAATTATAGGAGAACATTCTAATTTTCCGTCAATTGTAATATACTTAATTACATTATCAAAATTAATCTTATCATGCTCTATATTTCCCCAATGGATAAGTCCATCAAGATTTTCTACTCCAGGTATCTCTTCAAAACCTTTCATATCAGGAAGTACTATACCCATTTCTTCCAAAAAACTATTTGCATCATGAATATGCACATTTGATATTTCAGTAGATAATAAAAACAATGAATTGTGAGCAACCCAAGAAGAATTTTCAGCTTTATCTTTATATTTAGATTTCAAATAAAATCTAAATAAATAATCAAATGCAGTTCCTACTAACATATAATCTTCTCTATTATATGTTTTTGGTGGTTTTGCTTTTATTTTTATATTACCTTGTGAAAACGAAGGTTTATTAAAAAATTTATCGATATTATCTTTCACATCAGTTTTCTTTATAAAACGAGTCAAAGACATTATTTCCTCACCCTTTTTGTTTTTTTAGCATATTTTGAATTTAAAATTATTAAATACTTCTTCAAATATCATTTATTTTCTGAATAATCCTCAATTGAATTAATATAATTTTTTATAATTACTCCAAGCCCAAAGATAATAACTAATAAATTAATACTATAATATAAACTCTCTTTTAACTTGCCCCTATGTCACATAACTTATTTTTTACGACGTATGTCGTATATACCTCATTATTATTATATATTACCGACATTAGTGTCGCTAATATCTTATATCAATTGTCTTTCTCTCTGCAATTACTTAAACTAAATCATCCAATGGACTTCTTATATTCCCAATATTTTTATTACTAACATGTGTATATATTTCTGTAGTCTTCGAACTTTTATGTCCTAGCAATTCCTGTATATATCTCAAATCTACTCCATTCTCTAATAAGTGAGTTGCAAAAGAATGTCTTAAAGAATGAATAGAAACATTTTTTCGAATATTAGCCTTTCTACATGCCTTTTTAAAAACTCTTTGTACACTTCGTTCTGTTAAATGCTTACCTTTCTTTCCTCCAGGAAAAAGCCATTCATCCAAAGAATATCTTTTAGCATATTCTCTTAATACTTTAAGTGCCTTCTCTGAAAGCAGAGTGTAACGATCTTTTCTTCCTTTACCTTGTTTCACCCTAACCAGCATCCGATCACTATCAATATCATCTGCTTTTAAATTAACAACTTCACTTACACGTAATCCAGCTGAATATGTCAAGAATAATATTGCTCTATGCTTATAATTATCTATAGAATCTAATATCTTAATGACCTCTTGTTCACTCAATACAACTGGTAATTTTTCTTCTTTTTTAGGTCTTGTAAGATTAAATGTCACTTCTTCTTTCTGTAATACCTCTTTATACAAAAACTTAATAGCACTCAATGCTTGATTTGCATAAGAATGTGACGTTTTTTGTTGCTCCAATAAAACTAATAAATATTTACGTACATCCTTCTGCTTTAATTTCTTAGGATGTTTTTTATGAAATTTTATAAATCGCTTAATATGTCCTAAATACACATCTATAGTCTTTGGACTATATCCTTGCAATTGAATTTCTTCTTTCATTTCTTCAATCAGATTTTTCACTGATCTACTCTGCAAAATATTATCTGAAGCATTACCAATATTCAAAGATTTATCTACCACAATTTCTTCGTTAGAAAAAAGGTTAAAAAATTTATTAATAGCTTCTTCTGTATAAGGAATAATCCACACTCTCTCTTCTGGACACCAACGTTTACCTGCAATTTTCTTAACCTTTTTTACTCTTTCAGATGAATACTCAAACTTAATAACGAGTTCATCTTCGTCCTCTTCTTGAATATGTACCACCATACTACCAACCTCTCTTAAATATAACTATCTTTTTTAAAGCTCCCTAATGTATTATTACTATACAATATTACAAATCACCTGTTTCAAATTTAAAAATATACCGTATTTTTACATATAACGAGTTAAGAGCGTTCAATTACGAACGCTCTTAATAACACTCTATTAAATTCATCCCACCCAGCCTAAAAAACAGGCTGGGTGTGAACCTACGTAATCCTCTACTTTCTAGTTTGCAAGCTTGGTGCTAGGTTCTCATCCCATCCAGCCTAAAAACCAGGCTGGTTGTGAACCTATGGCAGCTTCTACCTTTTAACTTGAAAGCCTGGTGCTAGGTTCTACTACCGGGTTTTGTAATCTCTGCTCCTTCTTTACATAATGGACATTCTTCCGGGTCATAAGCTTCTACTTCTAATGTAAGTAATGCTTCCTTCTGTACACCAAAGTCAATTTCTCCTCCGCTTCTATCTACTAAAATTCCTACTCCTATGACTTCACCGCCATTTTCTTCAACTACATCTATTACTTCTCTAACCGAGCCTCCAGTAGTAGTTACATCCTCTACTACCAATACTTTTGCTCCTTTAGGTATTGTAAAACCTCTACGTAATTTCATAACCCCTTCTTTTCGTTCTGCAAAGACTGCCTTTTTACCTAAGGCTGTTCCTACTGCATATGAGATAATAATTCCTCCGATTGCTGGAGCTATTACTAAATCTATCTCTTTATCTTCAAATCTTTTCCCTAACTCATCACATAATTCTTGAGTATATTCTGGATATTGTAATACTTGCGCACACTGTAAATACTGCTTGCTATGCTTGCCAGAAGTTAACTTAAAGTGCCCTTCCTGTAATACATTAGTCTTCTTAAAAATTTCAACTACTCTCTCTTTATCCATTAATAATCACTCCTAAATATTTTGTTGATAAGCTTACTAATTATAAAGCTTTTTTATTTTAATCTAAACTGAGTTAAAATCAATTTATATTCTGTTATATCAGTTTTATTTATTGCTCATTTTATCAGTTTCTTATCTTTAAGTCTGTGTCTAAAATTGTTAACTATTACTAATAAGCTAATCCAATTATCTCTTCCACTGATTCATAACCATTTTCTTCTAAGTAATCTTCAATTCCATCTATAATCTCCATACTCACACCTGGATTAGTAAAATTAGCAGTTCCTATCGATATTGCACTGGCTCCTGCTAATAAAAACTCAATTGCATCTCTACTATTCATGATTCCGCCCATACCGATTAACGGCACATCAACAGTTTGCGCCACTTGATAAATCATTCGTACTGCTACTGGTCTAATCGCTGGTCCGGATAAGCCCCCGATATTATTTGCTAGAATCGGCTTCTGACTTTCAATATCTATCTTCATTCCTATTAAAGTATTAATTAAAGAGATTATATCACTTCCGGCTTCTTCAACAGCCTTAGCTATCTCAGTTATATCAGTTACATTCGGTGATAACTTAGTAATTATCGGTAAATCAGTATTCTCTTTTACCGCTTCTACTACTCCAGCAGCCATTTCAGGCTCGGTTCCAAAGGCTAAGCCACCTTTCTTCACATTAGGACAAGATATATTTACCTCTAATGCCGCTACTCCATCTACCTTCGATAGATTTTCAGTTAATTCCTTATATTCATCTACAGTATTACCAGAGATATTTACAATCGTTTTAAATTCATAATCTTTAATTCGCGGTAAAATTTCATTAATGAAGTGATCAACCCCAGGATTCTGTAAACCGATAGCATTCAACATACCTGCCGGAGTTTCAGCAATTCTAGGAGTCGGATTTCCAGCCTTCGGTTTCAACGTAGTACCTTTGACCATAACTCCACCTAATCTATTTAAATCAACATAATCCTTATACTCTTCACCAAAACCAAAAGTTCCAGAAGCAGTTAAAACTGGATTCTGTAATTCTAAACCGTTTAAATCTACTTTCAAATTCAGATTACTCATCTAATATCACCTCATCCATGTTAAATACCGGTCCATCAGTACATACCTTTTTATATGCAAATCCATCATCATTCTGAACCTTTACCTTACATACACAGGATAAGCACGCCCCAGTTCCACAACCCATTCTTGCTTCTAGAGAAACTTGTACATCTATATCTTTATCTTCAATGACCGGTTCCATAGCTTTCAACATCGGTGTTGGTCCACAAGCAAATATCTGATCATATTCATTTTGCTTTAATTTTTCAGCTAAAAGCTCTGTTATATATCCTTTATAACCATAGCTACCATCTACAGTAGCAAACTTAAGTTCAGTAGCTAATTCTTTTAACTTAGATTCACATAAGATTTGATCCTGATTATTAGCTCCAATTAAAACTGTTACTTCCTTATTCAGCTCAACCAGCCGTTCTATTAATGCCATCAATGGTGCACTACCGATTCCACCACCGACTACCATTATTCTTTCTTTTAAATTGAATAAATCAAATCCATTTCCCAATGGTCCCATCAAATCTATCTCTTCGCCGCTCTCTCTTCGCGATAAAGCTTTAGTTCCTTTACCAAATACTCGATATAGAATAATTAATTCACCTTTTTCTTCATCATACTTATGAATACTAAGGGGTCTTCTTAATAACGGGTCTAACCCCTCAGTACATTTAACATGTAAAAACTGTCCCGGAACCAACTCTTCAATAATCTCTGGTACAGAGACTACCAGCTTATAATCTTGCTCATTAACCTGCTTATTAGCTAAGATCTTTCCCTTAGTCTGTAAGGGCATAATTAATCACCTCTCTCAATCTGAGTTTAACTCATATAATCTTGTAAAGCTAAATGTTCAAATCCTTCTTCACCTTCAAGCTTCATCTCTTCTAACACATGTAAGATAGCCTTAGTAGTATCTAAAGAAGTTAGACAAGGAATTCCATGTTCCACAGCATTTCGTCTAATCTTAAATCCATCTCGTTCTGGTTTTTTCCCTTTAGTTAAAGTATTAACTACTAAATCTATCTTATCTTCTCGAATCAAATCCACAACATGTGGTGACCCTTCGGAGATTTTA from Selenihalanaerobacter shriftii includes the following:
- the xerA gene encoding site-specific tyrosine recombinase/integron integrase is translated as MVVHIQEEDEDELVIKFEYSSERVKKVKKIAGKRWCPEERVWIIPYTEEAINKFFNLFSNEEIVVDKSLNIGNASDNILQSRSVKNLIEEMKEEIQLQGYSPKTIDVYLGHIKRFIKFHKKHPKKLKQKDVRKYLLVLLEQQKTSHSYANQALSAIKFLYKEVLQKEEVTFNLTRPKKEEKLPVVLSEQEVIKILDSIDNYKHRAILFLTYSAGLRVSEVVNLKADDIDSDRMLVRVKQGKGRKDRYTLLSEKALKVLREYAKRYSLDEWLFPGGKKGKHLTERSVQRVFKKACRKANIRKNVSIHSLRHSFATHLLENGVDLRYIQELLGHKSSKTTEIYTHVSNKNIGNIRSPLDDLV
- the pyrE gene encoding orotate phosphoribosyltransferase produces the protein MDKERVVEIFKKTNVLQEGHFKLTSGKHSKQYLQCAQVLQYPEYTQELCDELGKRFEDKEIDLVIAPAIGGIIISYAVGTALGKKAVFAERKEGVMKLRRGFTIPKGAKVLVVEDVTTTGGSVREVIDVVEENGGEVIGVGILVDRSGGEIDFGVQKEALLTLEVEAYDPEECPLCKEGAEITKPGSRT
- a CDS encoding dihydroorotate dehydrogenase; the encoded protein is MSNLNLKVDLNGLELQNPVLTASGTFGFGEEYKDYVDLNRLGGVMVKGTTLKPKAGNPTPRIAETPAGMLNAIGLQNPGVDHFINEILPRIKDYEFKTIVNISGNTVDEYKELTENLSKVDGVAALEVNISCPNVKKGGLAFGTEPEMAAGVVEAVKENTDLPIITKLSPNVTDITEIAKAVEEAGSDIISLINTLIGMKIDIESQKPILANNIGGLSGPAIRPVAVRMIYQVAQTVDVPLIGMGGIMNSRDAIEFLLAGASAISIGTANFTNPGVSMEIIDGIEDYLEENGYESVEEIIGLAY
- a CDS encoding dihydroorotate dehydrogenase electron transfer subunit — translated: MPLQTKGKILANKQVNEQDYKLVVSVPEIIEELVPGQFLHVKCTEGLDPLLRRPLSIHKYDEEKGELIILYRVFGKGTKALSRRESGEEIDLMGPLGNGFDLFNLKERIMVVGGGIGSAPLMALIERLVELNKEVTVLIGANNQDQILCESKLKELATELKFATVDGSYGYKGYITELLAEKLKQNEYDQIFACGPTPMLKAMEPVIEDKDIDVQVSLEARMGCGTGACLSCVCKVKVQNDDGFAYKKVCTDGPVFNMDEVILDE